The following DNA comes from Triticum aestivum cultivar Chinese Spring chromosome 3D, IWGSC CS RefSeq v2.1, whole genome shotgun sequence.
GAAGCATGAGTGGAGTGGCCCTAGCATAAGGGGAGAAGGAACCGTAGAGCTCTGCAACCCTCTCATCCACGGAGTCATCATCAGGGCCAGTCCTCGGAGCTAACATCGGAGGGGTCAACGCCACAAGTGTAAATCACATGCTCTTCATCATATGGAAACAATTGATATTTGCTTGGAACTGTGCTGTTTCACAACGAAGCACAATGTTGGATAAATCCTTAATTACAACAGCAAAAACGAAAATTGTAAATATAGCATATACTCCTTCCTTACAACGTCTACTCAATCTCACGAATGAGTTGTGCCATTTTTGCTTGATCCGCACAAAAGCATGGAAGCATGAAGCAACATCTATGGGAGGAAGAAAAAAAATGTCTGGGGAGAGAACCTGATAGTTGCGGGAGCAGTTACGTACAAAGACTAATCTCGTGCGGATCCTCGGGAGCATATCAGACGTTCATCTCGCACCATATCCAATGGCCATCGACTAGTCTGGTATGATGCAAAGCATCAGAAGTCCTTTTtcgtaaacacacacacacgctcTTCATACAAAAACATTGATAGTTTACTTGGAACTGTGCTGTTTCACAATGAAGCACAATGATGGATGAATCCTTAATCacaataacaaaaccgaaaaaatgTAACTATAGCATATACTCCTTACAAGCACGTACGTTGTACAGATGCACACATACATACATCTTGCTTGTCGTATGCAGTGCACTGAAGTAACAAAACACTCAACTTTCATTCCCACGGACCACTCCACACACCCCAACAAAATATAGCCATCACATAGGGTTCCGATGCTGATGATGCATGCGACCTGCATAACTTCCTTTTCTCTTTGGAAAAGCAGGTCGTTGTATAACTAGAGGCGCGCAAGCGTCTGCAGGTCGACGGGGTGGACGTCGGAGGGCTGGGCGGCGCTGTAGGCCCGCCTCCCGACGAGGATGTTGGCGGCCTCCGTGGGGTGGAAGGCGTCCCAGAAGAGGTACTCGTTCCGGTTGGCGCACGGCGTCTGGAAGGGCAGGCACGTCACCTGCCCGTTGTTCCTCCCCACCCCGCAGCACCCCTTGGTCAGCTCCGTCAGGCCTGCATCCACAAAACGTCCATTTCTTTCAGCTTCAGACTTTCAGTTCTTGCAGTGCAGCTCGACGGCCGGGTCGGGTAGCAGATTCCTGAGTTAATTGCACAGAAATACCACAAGtggggcatcacatgcagattggtaccacgattgctaatttttgcgtGTCAGTATCAACATTGGTCCAAGTTTTTGCAAAAAAGGCTAAAAGGCTGATTTATACGTATTGACAGTGTACCTGACTGTTGGGGCCCGTCTGTCAGGTGCCGACGTGACatattttttgcagaaaacccccttgctttatacgtaatcacataaatacccgtTATTTTTGCCGAAAAAATGTTAATGTGAGACTTtttttgttcggacttgtttgaaAGTTTCCAACAaactggacaaataaataaactaaacgaAAAATCGCCCGCACCAGGTTTCGAAAGCGCGCTAGCCACCAGGCCACAGCGAAGCTTGCGTTAGGTTACAGGCGAGTCGTCCTTTATATTATAGTAGACACGCTGGGCCGGCGGCCGAGCCCAGCGCGGCTGCGTGCCCTGAATTACTTATTTTTTTAATCATAATATTAATAATTTTTTTGCGATTACATATTAGTGCACTAAAACAGTGCAACTTTTATTAATACTTACTAAACATTTTTTTAGATAGGCTTCAATACATGatgttttcaaatacatgatgaacatgtttTCGAATTTGCATGAACATTATCTTAATGTACGCTGAGCACCTTTTCTGCGTATAGTGATCATTTTTCAATGCTTGATGAACTTTACTTTGCAAACAGTGAGCATTTTTTAATATATTGAACTTTTGGGTTGAACTTTTTTGTAATTTaggttgaacatttttttaatatatacgatgaacatttttgtaatttaGGTTGAACACTTTTTAATATATACGATGATCATTTTTGTAATATAggttgaacattttcttaatacatgaTGAATGTTTTTGACAATGTGTATTTGAGAAAATGTTCAGCATGTTTTAAAAACGTATTGCGTAAAACCTAAAAATAAGCGAAAACCAGGAACAAAAATAAAGCATAAGAAgataaataaatagaaaagaaatcTGGGCGAACGAGCCTAGCACACGCGTCAGTAAAACGCGAAACGCAAAAACAATTACAGGCTTTGGCTGGCCCAACCACCGGCCAGCCTTCGTTTATTGTATAAATAAAATCCTGCCTGAACAGTTACGACCAGCCCTTTGGCCTGGTGGCTAGCGCGCTCCGCCTACCTGCTGCAGGTTGCGGGTTCGAAACCTGGTGCGCCTGATTTTTCGTCTCACGTTAACATTTTTCCCGCAAAATAACGGGTATTTATGTAATTACGTATAAAGCAAGGAGGTTTTCTGCAACCACGTCGGCACCTGACAGACGGGCCCCAACAGTTAGATACACTGTCAATATGTATAAATCagctttttagtttttttttgcaaaaacctgAACCAATGTTGTTACTGACACGCAAAAATTAGTAATCGTGGTatcaatctgcatgtgatgcctcAATTGTGGTAattctgtgcaattaactccagATCTTACCGTTGGCCCCTGGCGACCTGATAATGTCCTGGAAGATCCCGTAGGCGTTGATGTAGGTGAAGTGCGCCCCCGGCAGTGTGTTGAACTGGTCTACCAGCTCCACCAGCTTACGGTTGAAGATCTCGATGGCGCCGTTGATCCGCGCCACGCAGGTGACGCCGTCGGAGCTCTGCTGCGCCAGCTCGTTCGGGCTGCACCCCACCTGCCCCACCCCCATCAGCGCCACCTTCCTCGCCCCGTTGTTGTACAGGATCTGCAAGCACGTACATATACATATACACACAGCGTCAGCCAAcagccatgcatgcatgcgttcTATGCACAACACTACTCGATCGTGTACGTGCCCTGAGCTGCTGCGTGTACTGGCTGACGAGCACGTCGGCGTACTGCTCCGGGGTGTACTGCCGGCTGGTGGAGTAGACGGTGGGCatgaagtagttgttgaggtagtcgTTGCTGCCCATGCCCACGGTGAAGATGCACTGGCTCAGGTGGTCCGCCGCGGAGTCCTCGTCCCCCAGGATGCTCACCAGCTGCTGCACCGCCGCCTGGTAGTTCTGGAGCTGCCCGCCGAAGCTTATGCGCTGACCCTGCGTGCCATGTTTTGGCAGTGTGCGTGCAACGTTAATTAGGCCACATTTTTCGCAGATCCtcttgaaaaagaaaagaaaggtttGTGAGTACGTGCCAGTTGCTGGCCGGTCTCGTCCCtgattccggcggcggcggaggcaaagTTGACGCCGGACAGGAGTTGATCATTGTTTGCGCCCGCGTACGCTGGGATGTAGTCGTCGAAGCCCAGAAGCCGAGCTGAAAGCAACAGAAAATTAATTAAACGTGCGGGTGCTAATCCAAACTtgtcttctttttcttttgatgaTGCAGGCATGGAATGGAAGTAGACCTAGACAGGGTGGACATCTAGTACATCACTAAACTAATTTGGTCACCAGTTCGTTAGTACGCCAGACAAAATCGACATACATATGCAGGTGAACTTCATAACCAAAGATTTATTAGTCTTTAACGGATGGTGACGCGGCTGCACGCACGAGTACAACTACAGATGCGCAGTCGCCTCCTTTAGCCTTGATTCCAGCAATCATCTCTGGCTACCGACACAGTCACGGGGTGCTGCTTAACCGGGTTTGAGCCTCGCAGCTGCATCCGTCCGCGCGCTCCTTGTGTCTGCCCGTGTGCCTCATGgatgttttttttttccttttttagacTACCAACCTAGCATATGGAGACATCGTCATCACGGCAAGTGAAGGGGTCTCTGGTTGACCACAAATAAACGCCTCGTACACTGCAGTCTTAATTGGACTAGGAAATTACTAGCTACGTACAGAGCTGCTGCAATCACATGCATATTGATCGATCGAGCTAAAAGGACCCTTCATATGACAAGCACCTTTAATTACTTTACAGAAGCTAAACACGGCGAAAGAAAGGAGATGAGAGCGGGGTCTTACAGATGGCGTCGACGGTGGTGAGGCCGTTGCTGAAGCGCCCGGTGGCTCCGCCGGGGAAGTCGATGCCGTAGGGCGGGTAGTTGGCCCGCGCCAGCGACGCGATGTCGTTGTTGTTCCCGTTGTCCACCAGCGAGTCCCCGAACACGAAGTAGCACGGCACCTGCGGATCGGCGCGCGCGTTCCGCCCGGACGCGGCGGCCACCAGAAGCACCACCAGCAGCAGCCACGGCGAGACACGACGCTCCATTTCTCGCCGCcgcgctagctagctagctgcttaACTTGGAAGGttcgaggccggccggcggcggacgggcTGGGTAGGTGGGCGGAGGAAATGCGTGATCGACcggaagagaccggcacattcgaGCTGTATTTATAGGGCAGCTGGTTGATGGTGGCTAGACCTAGATCATGTAATGGCCGGGGCGCGCTTGATCTGGAGTGGACGGTTGCTGTAGCGCTGAGACGCTCCGGAAGTCATCCGGATCGGGCTACCTCTGCATGTGCATGGTTGGAGCAGTCACGGTTGGGTCGTCGGAGCCGCGCCGTGGGGCCGTATTGATTGATCAGCACGCGTCGGGATGACACCGTGGTGGTGGTGCCGCGCCGCCGGCGTGCGTGATGCAGTCTGCAATGCAAGGACTGTGAGATGACCGGGGGATTTGCAGGTCGCACCGTAACAGAGACACAGTGCCGGCTCGTGTTTTACTGTTTTTCACGTCGGGCCTGGACTCTAGGTGTCCGCCGGCGTCATTCGTCGTTTTCCGTCTGACTGGGTGAGTATTCatagcaactccaatggggcgagcCCGCCgcagtccgtttgggtcggcgcgggcAGAAAAGTCAGTCCAacgtgccgacccaaacggacgcccgtccgctttcgtccgcctgccgacccatttccggcccatttttaagccggatttgcgtcggcgcggacacaagacggatgcacgctcgctcgccctctctcctccctgggcccgctggtcggtggcacattggcctcttCTCATTCAACAGCACATCCTCGCCCGCCTGTTTCGTCGCTGACGCCGCCGGTCATTTTTTCCGATAGAAAAAGGATACATAGGTAGTTCTAGCATAGACAGATAAAAGAAAAGATCAACTACTTGTCGTTTTCcgactccgactcggtaatgtcctcctccgacgtttgAATGTAGGCGTCAGCATACCGCTCGTCCTCGGAGTCCCAGGACGGCGCTTCTCCTAGCTTCATGTTCAATTGAGCAGCCtgcttccgcgcacgcttgtcctcccgataggcggctcactccgtcctcctcgcctccctctccgtcctcctttgcttgtagaactggcgcccgtcgacgatgtcctgcgggaagcgttcgcACCACACCGCCATGGCTTCCATgtccatctcggcgatggcgaggcgacgctgccgcctccggtggtcacgacgatcctcgtcggtgaaaagccgcgggagaggcgcgagatcctgcgcccgctggctcgtCGGCACGTCGGGAAAATTCATCTCCCGACGAGGCCacaggaggcgccacgccgccgcgtcgtacgcgcgggccgcctcatctgcggtgtcgaaggtgccgagaatgaggcgtttctcgccaaaccagatctcggaggagaaggcgccggagcggcgGTCGCGAACTCCGCGAAAATCCGAAACGCCCAGGCGGCGCAGAGGCGGTGAGGCTAGTGAGAGGGGGCGAGACGAGTGGGCGGCGGACAAAGTGTGGAGGGAGCGCCTTCTTAATAACGAGCGCCGGCCGCGGCGCGCCTAAACCAGCGCGCGAACCTTTCCCGtgcgctggagcgccaaaaccagcgcGCGCTAGGCCAATTTTTTCCCGCGCTCGTGAACCTTTCCCCGCGCTGGAGCGCCAAAA
Coding sequences within:
- the LOC123079017 gene encoding GDSL esterase/lipase At5g45670, producing MERRVSPWLLLVVLLVAAASGRNARADPQVPCYFVFGDSLVDNGNNNDIASLARANYPPYGIDFPGGATGRFSNGLTTVDAISRLLGFDDYIPAYAGANNDQLLSGVNFASAAAGIRDETGQQLGQRISFGGQLQNYQAAVQQLVSILGDEDSAADHLSQCIFTVGMGSNDYLNNYFMPTVYSTSRQYTPEQYADVLVSQYTQQLRILYNNGARKVALMGVGQVGCSPNELAQQSSDGVTCVARINGAIEIFNRKLVELVDQFNTLPGAHFTYINAYGIFQDIIRSPGANGLTELTKGCCGVGRNNGQVTCLPFQTPCANRNEYLFWDAFHPTEAANILVGRRAYSAAQPSDVHPVDLQTLARL